Proteins encoded in a region of the Suncus etruscus isolate mSunEtr1 chromosome 1, mSunEtr1.pri.cur, whole genome shotgun sequence genome:
- the ATXN7L3 gene encoding ataxin-7-like protein 3 isoform X1 has product MKMEEMSLSGLDNSKLEAIAQEIYADLVEDSCLGFCFEVHRAVKCGYFFLDDTDPDSMKDFEIVDQPGLDIFGQVFNQWKSKECVCPNCSRSIAASRFAPHLEKCLGMGRNSSRIANRRIANSNNMNKSESDQEDNDDINDNDWSYGSEKKAKKRKSDKLWYLPFQNPNSPRRSKSLKHKNGFSVCTSASNTLPLLFSSSGELSNSDPFKYNNSTGISYETLGPEELRSLLTTQCGVISEHTKKMCTRSLRCPQHTDEQRRAVRIYFLGPSAVLPEVESSLDNDSFDMTDSQALLSRLQWDGSSDLSPSDSGSSKTSENQGWGLGTNSSESRKTKKKKSHLSLVGTASSLGSNKKKKPKPPAPPTPSIYDDIN; this is encoded by the exons ATGAAAATGGAGGAAATGTCTTTGTCTGGCCTGGATAACAGCAAACTAGAG GCCATCGCTCAGGAGATCTATGCTGACCTGGTGGAGGATTCTTGTCTGGGATTCTGCTTCGAGGTGCATCGGGCTGTCAAGTGTGGCTACTTCTTCCTGGACGACACGGACCCTGATAGCATGAAGGATTTTG AGATCGTGGACCAGCCGGGGTTGGACATCTTTGGACAGGTTTTTAACCAGTGGAAGAGCAAGGAGTGTGTTTGCCCCAATTGCAGCCGGAGCATCGCTGCCTCCCGCTTCGCTCCCCATCTGGAGAAGTGCCTGGGAATGGGTCGGAACAGCAGCCGAATCGCCAACCGCCG GATTGCCAATAGCAACAATATGAACAAGTCTGAGAGTGACCAAGAGGATAACGATGACATCAATGACAACGACTGGTCCTATGGCTCAGAGAAGAAAG CTAAGAAGAGGAAGTCAGACAAG CTATGGTATCTCCCATTCCAGAACCCTAATTCCCCTCGGAGATCCAAGtctttaaaacacaaaaatg GGTTCTCTGTCTGTACCTCTGCATCAAACacccttccccttcttttttcttcttcaggggAACTTAGCAATTCGGACCCTTTTAAG TATAACAACTCCACTGGGATCAGTTATGAGACCCTGGGGCCAGAGGAGCTTCGGAGCCTGCTCACCACG caatgtggggtgatttctgaacacaccaAGAAGATGTGCACGAG GTCCCTGCGCTGCCCGCAGCACACGGATGAGCAGAGGCGAGCTGTGAGGATTTATTTCCTCGGACCCTCAGC TGTCCTTCCAGAGGTCGAGAGTTCCCTGGATAATGACAGCTTTGACATGACTGACAGCCAGGCCCTGCTCAGCCGGCTCCAGTGGGACGGTTCATCCGACCTCTCCCCCTCCGATTCGGGCTCCTCCAAGACGAGTGAGAATCAGGGTTGGGGTCTAG GTACCAACAGCTCCGAGTCACGGAAAACCAAGAAGAAGAAATCCCATCTGAGCCTGGTGGGGACTGCCTCCAGCCTGGGctccaacaagaagaaaaagccaAAGCCCCCGGCACCCCCGACGCCCAGCATCTACGATGACATCAACTGA
- the TMUB2 gene encoding transmembrane and ubiquitin-like domain-containing protein 2 isoform X2, producing the protein MELSDVTLIEGVGNEVTVVAGVVVLILALVLAWLSTYVADSGNSQLLGTIVSAGDSSVLHLGHVDHLVAGQSTPEPAELSLPSDGHEEKAEEGGEGGGGSPGEPGAGGGVEPSLEHLLDIQALPKRQVGPGSSGPEPSLRAEESACVPANAGLISVRLKFLNDTEELAVARPEDTVGALKSKYFPGQEGQMKLIYQGRLLQDPARTLRSLNITDNCVIHCHRSPPGASVPGPSAALAPSSTTEPPSLGISVGSLMVPVFVVLLGVVWYFRINYRQFFTAPATVSLVGVTVFFSFLVFGMYGR; encoded by the exons ATGGAACTGTCTGATGTCACCCTCATCGAGGGTGTGGGGAACGAGGTGACAGTGGTGGCCGGCGTGGTGGTCTTGATCCTAGCCTTGGTCCTGGCCTGGCTCTCTACCTATGTAGCCGACAGTGGCAACAGCCAGCTCCTGGGCACTATTGTGTCAGCAGGCGACAGCTCCGTCCTCCATCTGGGGCACGTGGACCATCTGGTGGCAGGCCAGAGCACCCCTGAGCCAGCCGAACTCTCCCTCCCTTCGGACGGGCATGAGGAGAAAGCTGAAGAagggggtgaaggtgggggagGCTCCCCAGGGGAGCCTGGtgccgggggtggggtggagccCAGTCTGGAGCATCTTCTTGACATCCAAGCTCTGCCCAAAAGACAAGTGGGCCCCGGGAGCAGCGGCCCAGAGCCCTCCTTGAGAGCAGAGGAGAGCGCCTGTGTCCCAGCTAATGCTGGCCTCATCAGCGTGCGGCTCAAATTCCTCAACGACACGGAGGAGCTGGCGGTGGCCAGGCCAGAGGATACTGTGGGTGCACTGAAGAG TAAGTACTTCCCTGGACAAGAGGGTCAGATGAAACTCATCTACCAGGGCCGTCTGCTGCAGGACCCGGCCCGCACCCTGCGCTCCCTGAACATTACCGACAACTGTGTCATCCACTGCCACCGCTCACCCCCAGGTGCCAGCGTGCCGGGCCCCTCAGCTGCCCTGGCCCCCTCCTCGACCACTGAGCCACCTAGCTTGGGCATCAGCGTGGGCAGCCTCATGGTGCCGGTGTTTGTGGTGTTGTTGGGTGTGGTCTGGTACTTCCGGATCAATTACCGCCAGTTCTTCACTGCACCAGCCACGGTCTCCCTGGTGGGGGTCACTGTCTTCTTCAGCTTCCTAGTGTTCGGAATGTACGGACGATAA
- the TMUB2 gene encoding transmembrane and ubiquitin-like domain-containing protein 2 isoform X1 — translation MIFSRLQRNLLSVDSVSSQAMELSDVTLIEGVGNEVTVVAGVVVLILALVLAWLSTYVADSGNSQLLGTIVSAGDSSVLHLGHVDHLVAGQSTPEPAELSLPSDGHEEKAEEGGEGGGGSPGEPGAGGGVEPSLEHLLDIQALPKRQVGPGSSGPEPSLRAEESACVPANAGLISVRLKFLNDTEELAVARPEDTVGALKSKYFPGQEGQMKLIYQGRLLQDPARTLRSLNITDNCVIHCHRSPPGASVPGPSAALAPSSTTEPPSLGISVGSLMVPVFVVLLGVVWYFRINYRQFFTAPATVSLVGVTVFFSFLVFGMYGR, via the exons TGTGGACTCCGTCAGCAGCCAGGCCATGGAACTGTCTGATGTCACCCTCATCGAGGGTGTGGGGAACGAGGTGACAGTGGTGGCCGGCGTGGTGGTCTTGATCCTAGCCTTGGTCCTGGCCTGGCTCTCTACCTATGTAGCCGACAGTGGCAACAGCCAGCTCCTGGGCACTATTGTGTCAGCAGGCGACAGCTCCGTCCTCCATCTGGGGCACGTGGACCATCTGGTGGCAGGCCAGAGCACCCCTGAGCCAGCCGAACTCTCCCTCCCTTCGGACGGGCATGAGGAGAAAGCTGAAGAagggggtgaaggtgggggagGCTCCCCAGGGGAGCCTGGtgccgggggtggggtggagccCAGTCTGGAGCATCTTCTTGACATCCAAGCTCTGCCCAAAAGACAAGTGGGCCCCGGGAGCAGCGGCCCAGAGCCCTCCTTGAGAGCAGAGGAGAGCGCCTGTGTCCCAGCTAATGCTGGCCTCATCAGCGTGCGGCTCAAATTCCTCAACGACACGGAGGAGCTGGCGGTGGCCAGGCCAGAGGATACTGTGGGTGCACTGAAGAG TAAGTACTTCCCTGGACAAGAGGGTCAGATGAAACTCATCTACCAGGGCCGTCTGCTGCAGGACCCGGCCCGCACCCTGCGCTCCCTGAACATTACCGACAACTGTGTCATCCACTGCCACCGCTCACCCCCAGGTGCCAGCGTGCCGGGCCCCTCAGCTGCCCTGGCCCCCTCCTCGACCACTGAGCCACCTAGCTTGGGCATCAGCGTGGGCAGCCTCATGGTGCCGGTGTTTGTGGTGTTGTTGGGTGTGGTCTGGTACTTCCGGATCAATTACCGCCAGTTCTTCACTGCACCAGCCACGGTCTCCCTGGTGGGGGTCACTGTCTTCTTCAGCTTCCTAGTGTTCGGAATGTACGGACGATAA
- the ATXN7L3 gene encoding ataxin-7-like protein 3 isoform X3, producing MKMEEMSLSGLDNSKLEAIAQEIYADLVEDSCLGFCFEVHRAVKCGYFFLDDTDPDSMKDFEIVDQPGLDIFGQVFNQWKSKECVCPNCSRSIAASRFAPHLEKCLGMGRNSSRIANRRIANSNNMNKSESDQEDNDDINDNDWSYGSEKKAKKRKSDKLWYLPFQNPNSPRRSKSLKHKNGELSNSDPFKYNNSTGISYETLGPEELRSLLTTQCGVISEHTKKMCTRSLRCPQHTDEQRRAVRIYFLGPSAVLPEVESSLDNDSFDMTDSQALLSRLQWDGSSDLSPSDSGSSKTSENQGWGLGTNSSESRKTKKKKSHLSLVGTASSLGSNKKKKPKPPAPPTPSIYDDIN from the exons ATGAAAATGGAGGAAATGTCTTTGTCTGGCCTGGATAACAGCAAACTAGAG GCCATCGCTCAGGAGATCTATGCTGACCTGGTGGAGGATTCTTGTCTGGGATTCTGCTTCGAGGTGCATCGGGCTGTCAAGTGTGGCTACTTCTTCCTGGACGACACGGACCCTGATAGCATGAAGGATTTTG AGATCGTGGACCAGCCGGGGTTGGACATCTTTGGACAGGTTTTTAACCAGTGGAAGAGCAAGGAGTGTGTTTGCCCCAATTGCAGCCGGAGCATCGCTGCCTCCCGCTTCGCTCCCCATCTGGAGAAGTGCCTGGGAATGGGTCGGAACAGCAGCCGAATCGCCAACCGCCG GATTGCCAATAGCAACAATATGAACAAGTCTGAGAGTGACCAAGAGGATAACGATGACATCAATGACAACGACTGGTCCTATGGCTCAGAGAAGAAAG CTAAGAAGAGGAAGTCAGACAAG CTATGGTATCTCCCATTCCAGAACCCTAATTCCCCTCGGAGATCCAAGtctttaaaacacaaaaatg gggAACTTAGCAATTCGGACCCTTTTAAG TATAACAACTCCACTGGGATCAGTTATGAGACCCTGGGGCCAGAGGAGCTTCGGAGCCTGCTCACCACG caatgtggggtgatttctgaacacaccaAGAAGATGTGCACGAG GTCCCTGCGCTGCCCGCAGCACACGGATGAGCAGAGGCGAGCTGTGAGGATTTATTTCCTCGGACCCTCAGC TGTCCTTCCAGAGGTCGAGAGTTCCCTGGATAATGACAGCTTTGACATGACTGACAGCCAGGCCCTGCTCAGCCGGCTCCAGTGGGACGGTTCATCCGACCTCTCCCCCTCCGATTCGGGCTCCTCCAAGACGAGTGAGAATCAGGGTTGGGGTCTAG GTACCAACAGCTCCGAGTCACGGAAAACCAAGAAGAAGAAATCCCATCTGAGCCTGGTGGGGACTGCCTCCAGCCTGGGctccaacaagaagaaaaagccaAAGCCCCCGGCACCCCCGACGCCCAGCATCTACGATGACATCAACTGA
- the ATXN7L3 gene encoding ataxin-7-like protein 3 isoform X2: MKMEEMSLSGLDNSKLEAIAQEIYADLVEDSCLGFCFEVHRAVKCGYFFLDDTDPDSMKDFEIVDQPGLDIFGQVFNQWKSKECVCPNCSRSIAASRFAPHLEKCLGMGRNSSRIANRRIANSNNMNKSESDQEDNDDINDNDWSYGSEKKAKKRKSDKNPNSPRRSKSLKHKNGFSVCTSASNTLPLLFSSSGELSNSDPFKYNNSTGISYETLGPEELRSLLTTQCGVISEHTKKMCTRSLRCPQHTDEQRRAVRIYFLGPSAVLPEVESSLDNDSFDMTDSQALLSRLQWDGSSDLSPSDSGSSKTSENQGWGLGTNSSESRKTKKKKSHLSLVGTASSLGSNKKKKPKPPAPPTPSIYDDIN; encoded by the exons ATGAAAATGGAGGAAATGTCTTTGTCTGGCCTGGATAACAGCAAACTAGAG GCCATCGCTCAGGAGATCTATGCTGACCTGGTGGAGGATTCTTGTCTGGGATTCTGCTTCGAGGTGCATCGGGCTGTCAAGTGTGGCTACTTCTTCCTGGACGACACGGACCCTGATAGCATGAAGGATTTTG AGATCGTGGACCAGCCGGGGTTGGACATCTTTGGACAGGTTTTTAACCAGTGGAAGAGCAAGGAGTGTGTTTGCCCCAATTGCAGCCGGAGCATCGCTGCCTCCCGCTTCGCTCCCCATCTGGAGAAGTGCCTGGGAATGGGTCGGAACAGCAGCCGAATCGCCAACCGCCG GATTGCCAATAGCAACAATATGAACAAGTCTGAGAGTGACCAAGAGGATAACGATGACATCAATGACAACGACTGGTCCTATGGCTCAGAGAAGAAAG CTAAGAAGAGGAAGTCAGACAAG AACCCTAATTCCCCTCGGAGATCCAAGtctttaaaacacaaaaatg GGTTCTCTGTCTGTACCTCTGCATCAAACacccttccccttcttttttcttcttcaggggAACTTAGCAATTCGGACCCTTTTAAG TATAACAACTCCACTGGGATCAGTTATGAGACCCTGGGGCCAGAGGAGCTTCGGAGCCTGCTCACCACG caatgtggggtgatttctgaacacaccaAGAAGATGTGCACGAG GTCCCTGCGCTGCCCGCAGCACACGGATGAGCAGAGGCGAGCTGTGAGGATTTATTTCCTCGGACCCTCAGC TGTCCTTCCAGAGGTCGAGAGTTCCCTGGATAATGACAGCTTTGACATGACTGACAGCCAGGCCCTGCTCAGCCGGCTCCAGTGGGACGGTTCATCCGACCTCTCCCCCTCCGATTCGGGCTCCTCCAAGACGAGTGAGAATCAGGGTTGGGGTCTAG GTACCAACAGCTCCGAGTCACGGAAAACCAAGAAGAAGAAATCCCATCTGAGCCTGGTGGGGACTGCCTCCAGCCTGGGctccaacaagaagaaaaagccaAAGCCCCCGGCACCCCCGACGCCCAGCATCTACGATGACATCAACTGA
- the ATXN7L3 gene encoding ataxin-7-like protein 3 isoform X4: MKMEEMSLSGLDNSKLEAIAQEIYADLVEDSCLGFCFEVHRAVKCGYFFLDDTDPDSMKDFEIVDQPGLDIFGQVFNQWKSKECVCPNCSRSIAASRFAPHLEKCLGMGRNSSRIANRRIANSNNMNKSESDQEDNDDINDNDWSYGSEKKAKKRKSDKNPNSPRRSKSLKHKNGELSNSDPFKYNNSTGISYETLGPEELRSLLTTQCGVISEHTKKMCTRSLRCPQHTDEQRRAVRIYFLGPSAVLPEVESSLDNDSFDMTDSQALLSRLQWDGSSDLSPSDSGSSKTSENQGWGLGTNSSESRKTKKKKSHLSLVGTASSLGSNKKKKPKPPAPPTPSIYDDIN, translated from the exons ATGAAAATGGAGGAAATGTCTTTGTCTGGCCTGGATAACAGCAAACTAGAG GCCATCGCTCAGGAGATCTATGCTGACCTGGTGGAGGATTCTTGTCTGGGATTCTGCTTCGAGGTGCATCGGGCTGTCAAGTGTGGCTACTTCTTCCTGGACGACACGGACCCTGATAGCATGAAGGATTTTG AGATCGTGGACCAGCCGGGGTTGGACATCTTTGGACAGGTTTTTAACCAGTGGAAGAGCAAGGAGTGTGTTTGCCCCAATTGCAGCCGGAGCATCGCTGCCTCCCGCTTCGCTCCCCATCTGGAGAAGTGCCTGGGAATGGGTCGGAACAGCAGCCGAATCGCCAACCGCCG GATTGCCAATAGCAACAATATGAACAAGTCTGAGAGTGACCAAGAGGATAACGATGACATCAATGACAACGACTGGTCCTATGGCTCAGAGAAGAAAG CTAAGAAGAGGAAGTCAGACAAG AACCCTAATTCCCCTCGGAGATCCAAGtctttaaaacacaaaaatg gggAACTTAGCAATTCGGACCCTTTTAAG TATAACAACTCCACTGGGATCAGTTATGAGACCCTGGGGCCAGAGGAGCTTCGGAGCCTGCTCACCACG caatgtggggtgatttctgaacacaccaAGAAGATGTGCACGAG GTCCCTGCGCTGCCCGCAGCACACGGATGAGCAGAGGCGAGCTGTGAGGATTTATTTCCTCGGACCCTCAGC TGTCCTTCCAGAGGTCGAGAGTTCCCTGGATAATGACAGCTTTGACATGACTGACAGCCAGGCCCTGCTCAGCCGGCTCCAGTGGGACGGTTCATCCGACCTCTCCCCCTCCGATTCGGGCTCCTCCAAGACGAGTGAGAATCAGGGTTGGGGTCTAG GTACCAACAGCTCCGAGTCACGGAAAACCAAGAAGAAGAAATCCCATCTGAGCCTGGTGGGGACTGCCTCCAGCCTGGGctccaacaagaagaaaaagccaAAGCCCCCGGCACCCCCGACGCCCAGCATCTACGATGACATCAACTGA